A part of Rhinatrema bivittatum chromosome 16, aRhiBiv1.1, whole genome shotgun sequence genomic DNA contains:
- the LOC115078566 gene encoding olfactory receptor 5V1-like — translation MDMGRRNQSLLTEFILLDFVRSLEEKTLLFLLFFLVYVVTLTGNLTIIMAVGLDPRLHTPMYFFLCQLSCLDICYSSVTVPKILQNLSSTQKTISVAGCITQMYFFLSFATTEFLLLTVMAYDRYVAVCNPLRYHLVMNLKFCVRLSIGPWLASFLISLLHAVGMSKIIFCGPGFINQYFCDLPPLLALSCVDTLANVLTVFMVNGVMGLGSLSVTLISYVYIVGTILKIQSAEGKRKTFSSCGSHLTVVCLSYATAFFTYLRPTSSYSQEKDRLIPLLYGVGMPMVNPLIYSLRNRDVKRALKKGIGIRLIS, via the coding sequence ATGGACATGGGTAGGAGGAATCAAAGCTTGCTGACTGAGTTCATTCTCCTGGATTTTGTGCGATCTCTGGAAGAGAagaccctcctcttcctccttttcttcctcgTTTATGTGGTGACCCTAACAGGGAACCTGACCATCATCATGGCGGTTGGCTTGGATCCTCGCCTCCACACCCCTATGTACTTCTTTCTCTGCCAGCTCTCCTGCCTGGATATCTGCTACTCTTCCGTCACCGTGCCCAAGATCCTCCAGAATCTTTCCTCCACCCAAAAGACCATCTCTGTGGCCGGCTGTATCACCCAGATgtacttctttctctcttttgccACTACAGAATTTCTCTTGTTGACTGTCATGGCATATGACCGCTATGTAGCAGTGTGCAACCCGCTGCGCTATCACCTCGTGATGAACCTGAAGTTCTGCGTGCGGCTCTCCATTGGGCCATGGCTGGCTAGCTTTCTGATCTCCCTTTTGCATGCTGTGGGCATGTCGAAGATCATTTTCTGTGGCCCTGGCTTCATCAACCAGTATTTCTGTGACCTTCCTCCGCTGCTGGCATTATCCTGTGTGGACACCTTAGCCAATGTGCTGACAGTCTTCATGGTCAATGGAGTTATGGGCCTGGGCTCCTTGTCAGTCACCCTCATCTCCTATGTCTACATCGTTGGTACCATCCTGAAGATCCAATCAGCAGAGGGGAAGCGGAAAACCTTCTCCTCCTGTGGGTCCCACCTCACTGTTGTCTGCCTCTCCTATGCCACGGCCTTCTTCACCTACCTCCGTCCCACCTCCAGTTACTCTCAGGAGAAGGACCGCCTGATCCCCCTGCTCTATGGGGTGGGGATGCCCATGGTGAATCCCCTAATCTACAGCCTGAGGAACAGGGATGTGAAACGGGCACTGAAGAAAGGCATAGGTATAAGACTAATTTCTTAG